GTCGCTTCTTGTCTAGCGGGTCCGTACGAATCAATTCGCCGTGCTTCATCGTGTCTCGTCAGCAGTAAGCTCCTCGGCACTCCCCTCACCGCGCACTACGATGACCACTaatcaccaccactactactagtagtGGTCCTAGCGGACAACTTCTTTATTTTTTGCTTCTTTAATTTCACACTGCCAGCGCGGACACGGTGCCGCAAGTCGCGGGCCGTGTCTCAGGCGGTAGCAGGCATCGAGTCGACCAGCGAGCTCCCCGTTTCGTGGCAAAGACATCTGACCTGTCTGTCGTGTACAGTGTATGAATCAAAAGGTCGATTGTTGAATCCCCGGTGCTCCACAAACCGGGGTTCACGGAGTCCCTTGGGCGAGAAGAAAAACTCCGTGTCCCCATCGAAAAAGCTCAACAGCGTCTCCATTTTGAAGAGTGCGACGTATAGAGGCTAATAGTAATGGCGCCAAGAGGTCCCGCGACGTCCAAGGCATCGAATTGTCCGGGTAGCGTATCCGACGGCTGCTAGTAGGCCAGGGAATCTGGGCCACCTGCTACAGTACTAATCGGCCTCGTTGGAGCCACCGCGTTCGGGGGCAGAGTTTGAGCGAGCGTCAAAATGGAAACAAGACGGCGCACCCACAGAGAGATGACGGACATGACACTTtccgcccagcgcctgctCCTGCCCTGGAGAAAGTGGGAACCTCCACCGCCAAGCCCCTCCTCAACCAGCACTGGAGCCTGGTCGGGTGGGGCGCTGCATCCTGGCTCCGGCTCCGTCCTTGGCCCAGCCCGTTGCTGAGCTCAGCTCTCGTACCGCCGCCTGCACTCCCCCCTACTAACTAACCCTGCGCTGCATTTGTGTTGATTcggggtcgacgagctgcaggtGCCTTCTGTAGGCGCAAGGGAAGTAGCAGACACAGTGCATGCGTGACAATGCCGACACAGCTGTGCTGTAGCTTCCCTTCCGGGCTTTGAAGCTTCGAAGCTTCCAGTGCGTCGTCCAGTGTCTGCGCGCGATTGACTGATGAGAACATATCGAGCATGAACGAGGTAACGCAAGGTGCGCACGGATTGCTGATCATCTGCTCATGTTTGCGCTTAGCAAATCCAACTTGCCCCCCCCAGGTCCCATTGCCCCTTCTCGTTGGTTCGCCTAACTAGAGAAAATAAGAGTTGCCAGGCCATTGAGAGGGGAGGCTCGTTCACGCCAACACGTCAACATGCAAAATGCACGAAGTACTTCCAACGGGGGTCGCTCGCGGACATGGAGAGCCCTGGGACGGGAGGCGTGATCGTGCCACGTTCCGCTCCGTATCAACCGCAGAtctgtgctgcgctgcgttGTGCGTTACATCACCTTGGACCACCTGCCACTCAGACCTACATACCAACCTGGAAGGACTGGCGTCAACAACCGGCATCGGCAAGACGCCCCGTGACATGCACCACGCGAgcggctgcgccggcgaCTCAGCTGGACTTTGTATACTCCGTACTACTAATAGCAATTGCGATAGCACCCGTCCAgcatacctaggtagtacctaggtGCCTACCTACTAGGAACCTTACCTTACTAGTGGCTCCTACGCCCAGTATCGTCTGTGCGGTGGTGCCTTGGCATTAGAATCTAAATGCGACTCATCGTTCGTTCGTCAAAGATGGATGACCAGGGCTGAGGATGTTGCCTCTGCGTGCACAGTAACTCGTGTTGGTCCTTTTCTGTTGTCCGGCTTGTGCTTCGGCGCGCACCGTCGTTGGATCCCCTCGCGCCACCCCTGAGAGCAGCCACATTCATTGAACGGTCCGAGGTGAGCAGAGCCTGCTCAGCAGGGCCTGTGGCAGCCCCAGCAAGAGGTACTAAGGTAATAAGTGCCTGATGAGAGGCATGCCAAGACTTCGCGTCCCCGGCATTCAAATTGCACCGGGGATGCTTCTGCAGCGGCCCTCTATCAAACTTACCCACCTCCATGACTTCAGCCGGTACTCGTGGCGCGGAGAGACCaaggggagggcgagggggaggaggcccaGCCAAGGGCCTGGGGCTTATTAGCTGGACCGGCCTTTGGCCATGCTGCATCCAGCCGCGACGCAAGGAGGCAGGCACTGTGCTACTGGCCGAgtcggcgcctcgcctcccgGTCATCACGGACATCGGACGCTGCAGTGGCCGATCAGTGCCAAGACACGCCACGCCAGCGCTACCCGACCTCTGTCTTGGCGCTCAACGCAACAGGCTCCCGTCACTGGGAGAGAAGGTGCCCGGGTGTGTGGCTTCCAGGCGGGGCGGTCGGCGCGCGCAACGGGTGAGGCCCCAGCCCTGGAGGCGACCCAATCTCCTGCCAGCTTGCCAGCGCTCATCGCGGTAGTACTACGCCGGTGCCTTGCCTTAGAAactgtacctacctactccgtgcatgcatgcatccatggatccGTCATCagcgcccagcagctccccACGCCCCCTGGGCTCCTCACACTGTACGAGCGACCACCTGTGGCGCCgtccgtcgttgtcgttgccgtcgacaCTTCATCGCTGGAGGTGaggcccccccgccgccaccatcctccACCtcaccctcccctcccggcaccctccaccctcctcctcgaagGCTCCCctgctgctccagctccccCATCGTGGTCCTTAGCCTTTGCCTGTCCGGCACACCCGTGGACGAGTCGCCAGCCAcacccccatccccatccagTCCATACCTTTTCTTATGGCTGGCCTCACCCATTCAAGTAGGTGTCGACATCCCATCGTTGTTGCCCCTGCCGGCGCTCAAACTACTCGTTCTTCgctccgtccgcccgccaccCACTTCGACCTTCTTCCCTCCTACCTCGTTCGTCACCTggttcctcgacgacagctTCTCGTGCTCGTTTCTCCTTCCGGCCTGCTTTCGGATAACGTCTTTCGTTAAAAGCGTTGGGCTCTTCGCCTGCCTGTCGTTGCCTCCGTTGGTTCTTCTGCAACAGCCCGCTgtctccgcccgccgccatcccaAGCGCAACGACGCCGGTCGGACCAGACCTCCATCCCACTGTGCACCAGAACAAGCCGGCTCGCCTCGCAAATTCGTCAAATTTTGTCTCTCAGATCGGCTAATTCCTCGGCTTGTCTGTTCGCGGGAGCCAACCGGCCTCTCTGTTTGTTGCGCCGTTGCACAGTAGAATATGCCATTTGTACCAAAGACGACATAGCAGCCCGGACCCGTCCCGCACCCCACCGTCACGGCAGCACCGGTAACACTCAACTTCGACTCCTGACGCGGCCACGCCTCACCAAATTACCATGGCTCGTCGCAACAGTGATGAGCCCGTGGCCTTGCTGACGCCGGAGGAGCAAGATCGTGAGTCCAAGGTCGAGGGCCACGATGTCGAAGGCGCCGCGGGTCAGGAAGAACCCCCACAGGACCAAAACCTCGACCACGAATACTCCATCGCCAGCACAGTGAAATTCACATGGCTGGGCACCTATTTCTTTTTCTCCCTACTCCTAACACTCTATAACAAGCTTGTCCTGGGAATGGTTGGTTTCCCTTTTGTATGCCCCTAGTTTGTGAGAtgctgacgatgccgactATGCAGTTCGCTTTCCCATGGCTCCTAACGTGCCTACACGCCTCTTTTGCTAGCATGGGCACGTATTCCATGTTACAGATGGGCCACTTCAAGTTGacgcgccttggccgtcgcgagaacctcgccctcgtcgccttcaGCGCCCTTTTTACGGCCAACATCGCCCTCTCCAACCTCTCCCTGGCCATGGTGTCGGTCCCGTTTTATCAAACAATGCGCATGTTGTGTCCCATCTTCACCATTCTCATCTACCGGGTGTGGTACGGACGCACGTACAGCACGCTCACATACCTCTCTCTCATCCCTCTTATCATCGGCGCtgccatgacgacggctggTGAAATGACTTTTACTGATGCTGGCTTTCTGCTTACCATTTTTGGCGTTGTTCTGGCCGCAATCAAGGTACGTGTCTGATTTGCTGACGGATTGATGGAGCACCCTGGCTGACACATGACACAGACCGTCGTCACGAACCGATTTATGACGGGATCGCTCGCGCTGCCACCTCTCGAATTCGTAATGCGCATGTCCCCGCTGGCTGCTCTGCAAGCCTTcgcttgcgccgccgccacgggcgagATTGGCGGCTTCCGCGACCTCATCGCGTCAGGCGACATTTCGCTGCCCCCGGCCATTGCATCGCTTACGGGCAACGGCTTCCTGGCGTTCCTCCTCAACGTCTCGTCGTTTCAGACGAAcaagctggctggcgcttTGACGATGACAGTTTGTGGCAACTTGAAACAGTGCCTGACAGTCTTGATCGGCATCTTCTTGTTCAACATCACGGTCGATGTTCTGAACGGTGCGGGCATGGCCGTGACCATGGTCGGTGCTGCCATATACAGCAAGGCGGAGCTGGACAACaagaggaagaagcagcagccggcaTACAAGCCGGTGAATCAAGAAACCAGATAGGAGCAGTGCGTCGATATTGATACCCAGCTATTTCCTATGTTGAAACGACGAAAGGCATAGATGCAACCGGGGGGCTGTAAATGGACATTGGGACGGCGTTGGGCTTCGAAAGTTGCGGCTTCAGTCCTGATTCGAGGTCACGAGCGACTCCAGGATAATGGAAGCAGTATGTCTGTGGGCGCAGTACAGAGCTGCGCACCCCGTGGAAGCGCGCATTACCAGCGACAAGGCGAGAAGGGGATGGCCTGGTGGAGCATACGAGCAGAGCATGTGCATTCGGCGTTGGGGCACGGCGACCGGCAGCAAACACAGCGACTTGTGTGCCGGCAGTTTATTTGGTACTTTTAGGATAAGGCAACGGGCTTTGATTCTTGATCTTGTTGGACCACCGGAGTCACGCCTCGCTGTTCGTCGACAACTGTTCGATACGCGTCTGGATGGAAGGGCTTGCACGCGTCTGTTTGTACATATTGGAAGTTAAGGACGGCAAGTGTACGGCCGAGGCCTGGTCAGCAAATGTTTTCCACCCCCGTGACGCAGTTGCTATATTTGAATTTTGGCACCTTCCCGGTGCCACGATCAAGGCAAGACATTGTTTGACATGAGCACGACAGACCGAGGTCCCTAGATTCGTCATCGCCGAATACGCATTACGCTTAAAGCGAATCTGGCATTCCAGTCGATTTCGTTTATGCGTCAACGGTCCCATGCCACGTTGCTGCCAGCCACGATGACGGACAGAGATAATGAGATATGACGAGTAATTAGAGCGCACGCACCCGCAGCGGCATTGGTCCCCTTCAAGGGAGGTGATAGCCACGGCACATCGAGCTCGTGGCGCTGCGCTTCTGTGAGAGCGCAGAGGGCAGTCAGTGGTACGTTCGTCATGCTGGTGCgtgcaggtggtggcggtggacTGCAGTCCACAAGCGCGTTCGCAGCACACCACACCACTCGTGCCTGGGCGGGCCTTGTCGGCAccgacgcggcgcgaggAGCGGCTGAGGCACGGGGCAGTGGGTAACACgcagccgtggcggcggcgcgccaccgTGGCGCGGGTTCGTCGGTGGGATTGACTCCCTACCTAGATCACAAGTTTGgatggagctggaggagggcaGGGGTAGAAGATGAccctggctggcggcggcgctggagggAGTGTTTTTTTCCCCATTTTTTCCTCAAGAGAGAAGGGACGACCGCCAAAAGAATGAACGCACAATGAGGAGTACGTACCGTACAGTGACTGAGCCTGCTGAACTTGCGGCAGGGAGAGAAACGCAGGAATGCTAAGCCTATGCACCTACATGCATGTGCGAAGTATGCCATGGAGGAAGGCCTTCAGTGAAGCCAGCGGATGTGCCGGCTGCCGGGATTGTACTCGTCCACGCGGTCATTGAAACGTGACGACGCGACGGGGTCGTCCGCCAAGCCGGGCCagctccttcctcccctcctcccccaaaCCCcaggtggggggggggggggaacctgtgtgtctgtgtgtctgtgtcttTGCAGGACACAGACATTGGGATATCGCACTGTCCTGACGAGGAGTAGGAGGCTGGACGGGGCAGATGGATGacgcgcgtcgtcgcccggtGATTGTTGGGGGGTGTGTAGCTTTCACTGTTTTCCCCCCCTGCCAGAAATGGATGAATTCGAGTGTGGAGGCCGCTtcgattgattgattgatggatggatggatgttgCGGCTGTTCGTTGTGCGAAAACGGCCGTTGGGTAACTACTTAATGGGTGGGAACGAGGGGCAGTTGCAGCCAGGGGGTGGGAgagagggcgggggggggcagggtGCTTCACCCGGTGTGGGTGCCAAGGAGCAAAGGGTGCCCCTCGTCTTAGTGTACTTTGGTAGTATTGAATGCCAGAACCGCAGGGTTCTTCAAACACAAAGCTGGAAGCTGAAGATGTGCCGTGGAGCGGCAAGTACAGAGGTAGTGCTTTGCTGCCTACCTTATGCATACTATATCTTAGTAAGGTAGGCAAGGTAGTACCTAGGGAGGTTAAGAGGtgctaggtaccttaggtaaAGCACGCGCACATCATAGAAGCAAGGCTTTGTGCAAAGTTACCTGTTCCTTGGTGAGCACGTGCATGGTTAGTACTAACATTAGTGCAGAGGTAACTACGCACCTGGGATAGTGGGCGTTGTTCTCCCCAGAAAAGGACGTCGGCGCGCCAAGACTCGACCACCGTGCCGCCCGTTCCGCCGCCTGATGAccgggggagggaagggcCGCGCGTGTTCTTTGCTTTCATGCGTTTGGCGCGCAAAAGCGGCCGGGAAATCCATTGGTTATTTTAGAATGCAAGAACATTGTATGTGCATACATGCACGCTGTATGAGGGACAGACAAAATGGACCGAAGCGGGGGGACAAAGTGTCAAGTCGCGACTCAACGGTCGCCTCGCTCGAGATGCCACACAGTTTGCGCCCAGTCGAATGGCACAGTACATCAAGCCTTGTACGAAGTAATGTTGTCCTATATGTACTGCACATACTCCGTACTACATCCCGAGATCCAGCTGAAGGGGAGTGTGCAGAATGAATGTTTCCTGTTTGGCCGGAACCCTCCGTACCCATGTTCGACGCCATGCTATGAGCTGTAACTCAGGGAAAGGAAAGAACAAATAAAATAAACTTGGGGGCTGCAGCTCGCAAGACAGCAACTGCCGACgctgggccgcgggcgcgccacTGGTCTTGACCGAGCCGCACGACAGGCTGACGGTCTTGTCGCCCTTGCTCTATGGCTTCGCACATGTCTCATTATCCAGCCGTCTGCCGCCCCTGCGAGATGCGGCTGCGGGCACCTGAAGACGCTTGTGGTCCAGACTCGAGAGGGTGTGCGCCGGTGGCGCTGGGGGGATCTAGGCAGGGCGTCGGCTTCGGGCTATGCACGTAACAAAACGGACGCGCAAGCACGGAGCTTGGGCCGCTGCAGCCGAGGTTGTCGCCTTGTCATCAATTGTGCCATCTCCATCTGCTGTGCGACACTCAACTTGGGGTCGAGCCGAGGATCCGACGTCATGACACCGCTAGTCAAGATTCTCCTAACCCTGGCGTTGAAGTGAATACTTCTTGGCAGTCCGTAATCCGCGACGGGGCCCGTCCCGCACGTACAGAGTGTGAGTACGTAGAAGCAGTGGTTCATCCGTCGTTTAGCGTCGCTACGTGGCGCAGCGGGCTGGAGACATTGAGCCCTGTTTCAGCTCCAGGATGCCCTGACGTATGTCGCTCACCGAGGCATTCGACCGGAGGCCGAGTGTGATCGCCAGAACCTCGAGATCGCTCATCCCATCAGCAACCACGCCCCGCGTCCCGGCGCTCATCTCCCCCGGCTCGAGGCCCgttggcggaggcggcacgAGGAGTATTtctggggcggcgccgggtcCGCCCGCAGCCCCGCTCCACGAGATGGAACCCACAGGCCCGGGGCTCTTCGTCGCGTCCGAGTTCTTGCTGAGCATGACGAACCGGAGCCCGACTTCGGTGACGGTCACAAGGatgctgatgacgatgaggatgatgacgatcCACGTGATGGCGCTCATCTTGGCGTCTGCCACCGAGTCCGACAGTATCTCAGCCAGATCAAGAAACACTCGGCACCGCTCGTTCAGCACCTTGATGCGCGGGTCAATCTCCAGATATTCGCGCACCGCTTCATACAGCGGATGCAACGTCGGCTCCGAGTCCCAGAAGAAGTTGGGCACATCGAGGATGTTTGACGCTATCCTTCTGTGTCAGCATTCATCACGCCCACGAATCCCGGGGGTGCAAGCGCTTTCGCCCAGTCACTTACATAGATTTATGTCGACGCGACTCTTAAAGAGCCGCCCGAGGATCTTGACAAtctccgtcctcgtcatGTTCAACTCGCCCGTCAGCGCCAGCGTCTTAGGGACGTGTTGCGCATCCAGCATTGTCTCGCTCATCCTCTCCTCGAAGAAGCACAGCTTTGTGCTCTGGGCAATGGCGTGACTTATGGTGAGCTTGATCATGTGGTCTGACCTCGGCAGGAGCGTGATCATGTCGTTGAACACGCGCGGCCGCTTCACGTCGGCGCTGTACTCGAAATGGAATTGCTCCGTCTCgaagtcgtcctcgtcgaggggGCGGGTGAGCAGGTTgatgccgtcctcggcatcaGCAAAGGTTAGGTCGGCGAGAATGTCCTTCTCCTGGTGCTCGGTAAAGTTCCAAAACACCACCACGCCATACGAGTAGACGAACATTTCGGCAAAATTCTTGGCGTCCGGCGCAAGCCGATTCATTTGCGATGGTATGCCGTACTCTTGCTCTCGACGGCCCTCGTCCTCTGGCGACGGGTCTGCAAATgggccgccaccgcgacTGCCTCTTTCAGGGCTCTCGGGCGTCGTGTAAGCGTCGTCTTCGAAGTACCCTTCGTGCTGATCCCGTCGCTCTGTCCTCTCGATCTCGAGATCAAGCATCGTCTTCCCAGTGCCCGGGGTTTTGAGCATGGGCCGCCCACGGACGCGGTACCCTTCGGTGCCATTGAGCAAGGGCAGTGCGTAGATGACGTACAGACAGTCGTCGTAGAGCTTCGTCTTGGCCTCGTGCCTCTTCCGCAAGAACTCGGAGGTGGCCCCAATCTTGAAGGCTTG
This region of Purpureocillium takamizusanense chromosome 9, complete sequence genomic DNA includes:
- a CDS encoding uncharacterized protein (EggNog:ENOG503NWUM~COG:E~COG:G~TransMembrane:10 (i56-75o81-102i118-139o145-165i172-191o197-215i236-255o267-286i298-319o325-342i)), producing MARRNSDEPVALLTPEEQDRESKVEGHDVEGAAGQEEPPQDQNLDHEYSIASTVKFTWLGTYFFFSLLLTLYNKLVLGMFAFPWLLTCLHASFASMGTYSMLQMGHFKLTRLGRRENLALVAFSALFTANIALSNLSLAMVSVPFYQTMRMLCPIFTILIYRVWYGRTYSTLTYLSLIPLIIGAAMTTAGEMTFTDAGFLLTIFGVVLAAIKTVVTNRFMTGSLALPPLEFVMRMSPLAALQAFACAAATGEIGGFRDLIASGDISLPPAIASLTGNGFLAFLLNVSSFQTNKLAGALTMTVCGNLKQCLTVLIGIFLFNITVDVLNGAGMAVTMVGAAIYSKAELDNKRKKQQPAYKPVNQETR
- the sif3 gene encoding Sad1-interacting factor 3 (COG:S~TransMembrane:1 (o522-544i)~EggNog:ENOG503NUYI), which encodes MSSAKQRPSVLVTDSRERASQRRVPRRQDSTAATTGRVPMRFMTVDNVLQYNSQIPSGQPRAPAMSALRPGPTAGGPSSRRVSAGGLPNVQSRTGKPMPSRTTKISEKLVLLPDTDDKEDAEEEVESESVLARRLQEEDNRPLRDEELDVLKKRGGIRGKSYAERLPKLQRKDKVSRLTAYCTAQAFKIGATSEFLRKRHEAKTKLYDDCLYVIYALPLLNGTEGYRVRGRPMLKTPGTGKTMLDLEIERTERRDQHEGYFEDDAYTTPESPERGSRGGGPFADPSPEDEGRREQEYGIPSQMNRLAPDAKNFAEMFVYSYGVVVFWNFTEHQEKDILADLTFADAEDGINLLTRPLDEDDFETEQFHFEYSADVKRPRVFNDMITLLPRSDHMIKLTISHAIAQSTKLCFFEERMSETMLDAQHVPKTLALTGELNMTRTEIVKILGRLFKSRVDINLSSNILDVPNFFWDSEPTLHPLYEAVREYLEIDPRIKVLNERCRVFLDLAEILSDSVADAKMSAITWIVIILIVISILVTVTEVGLRFVMLSKNSDATKSPGPVGSISWSGAAGGPGAAPEILLVPPPPTGLEPGEMSAGTRGVVADGMSDLEVLAITLGLRSNASVSDIRQGILELKQGSMSPARCAT